Proteins co-encoded in one Flavivirga eckloniae genomic window:
- a CDS encoding Sec-independent protein translocase subunit TatA/TatB, producing MSLYMLPLAIGPWQIALIVVAVVLLFGGKKIPELMRGLGSGIKEFKDASKEEEQPAEDKKE from the coding sequence ATGAGCTTATATATGTTACCGTTAGCAATTGGACCTTGGCAAATAGCACTAATTGTAGTTGCTGTAGTATTATTATTTGGTGGAAAAAAAATACCAGAATTAATGCGTGGATTAGGTAGTGGTATTAAAGAGTTTAAGGATGCTAGTAAAGAAGAAGAGCAACCTGCCGAAGATAAAAAAGAATAA
- a CDS encoding LysM peptidoglycan-binding domain-containing protein, translating into MAFRFITTIFFLCIGTCLSQAQDAVSSQKKQTKDSLIDGKSRTVKSIAAVTDSTSIKNLEDNALAAKLDEKWFEELYNNALYDTIYKSVTELTFEEVDYPELPTDTLKARLKELDARTPFNVEYNPALENVIKSYLKHRRKSIQKLITLSAFYFPMFERELDNHNIPLEIKYLAIVESALKPRAKSRVGATGLWQFMFSTGKMYGLDVSSYVDERSDPLKSTEAASKYLAKLYEIFGDWDLALAAYNSGPGNVTKAIRRSGGYQNYWNIRHNLPRETAGYLPAFLANMYIFEYAKEHGFKHYKPEKAYFETDTVRVKHMITLDQVSEVTGTPIEELQFLNPSYKLDIIPIIKGENYVLRLPIDVIGDFVNNEEKIYAFAKAEFDKREKPLPKFFNANDRIRYRVRSGDYLGKISRRYGVRVSDIKKWNGLRSNNLSIGQRLTIYPRKPYVAPPTSTKKPTATKPKPITGEVITYVVENGDSLWSISQKFPGVSVQNIKDWNGISGNKLKPGMKLKISKG; encoded by the coding sequence ATGGCTTTTCGTTTTATTACAACTATTTTTTTTCTATGTATAGGGACTTGTTTATCTCAGGCTCAAGATGCTGTTTCTTCACAAAAAAAACAGACTAAAGATTCTCTGATTGACGGTAAATCCCGTACAGTTAAATCTATAGCGGCAGTAACAGATAGCACTTCAATAAAAAACCTAGAAGATAATGCTCTTGCTGCGAAGTTAGACGAGAAATGGTTTGAAGAACTGTACAATAATGCTTTGTACGATACCATATATAAATCTGTTACAGAATTAACTTTCGAAGAAGTTGATTATCCCGAACTTCCCACCGATACGTTAAAAGCTCGTTTAAAAGAATTAGATGCCAGAACTCCTTTTAATGTAGAATATAACCCTGCGTTGGAAAATGTTATAAAGTCCTATTTAAAGCACAGGAGAAAATCCATTCAAAAACTAATTACCTTAAGTGCCTTTTATTTTCCTATGTTCGAGCGTGAGCTTGATAACCACAATATTCCATTAGAAATAAAATATTTGGCTATTGTAGAATCGGCACTAAAACCCAGAGCAAAATCAAGAGTTGGTGCTACAGGTTTATGGCAGTTCATGTTTAGTACTGGTAAAATGTACGGGTTAGATGTAAGTAGTTATGTAGATGAACGTAGCGATCCTCTTAAATCTACAGAAGCAGCCTCAAAATATCTGGCTAAGCTTTATGAAATCTTCGGAGATTGGGATTTGGCTTTGGCAGCATATAATTCAGGCCCCGGAAATGTTACAAAAGCAATTAGGCGTTCCGGTGGTTACCAAAATTATTGGAATATCAGGCATAACTTACCACGGGAAACAGCAGGATATCTTCCGGCATTTTTAGCCAATATGTATATTTTTGAATACGCAAAGGAGCATGGCTTTAAACATTATAAACCAGAAAAAGCCTATTTTGAAACAGATACCGTTAGGGTAAAGCATATGATTACTCTCGATCAGGTTTCGGAAGTTACAGGCACTCCTATTGAAGAGCTTCAATTTTTAAACCCATCTTATAAACTGGACATCATTCCAATTATTAAAGGAGAAAATTATGTTTTGAGACTCCCTATCGACGTTATAGGAGATTTTGTAAATAATGAAGAAAAAATTTATGCATTTGCAAAAGCCGAATTTGATAAACGGGAAAAACCATTACCTAAATTTTTTAATGCAAACGATAGGATACGATATAGAGTAAGGTCTGGTGATTATTTAGGTAAAATTTCCAGAAGGTATGGAGTTAGGGTAAGCGATATAAAAAAATGGAATGGTTTACGAAGCAATAATCTAAGTATAGGGCAGCGTTTAACTATTTATCCAAGAAAACCATACGTAGCCCCACCAACTTCTACAAAAAAGCCAACAGCTACTAAACCAAAACCGATTACCGGCGAGGTAATTACTTATGTTGTTGAAAATGGAGACTCCTTATGGAGTATCTCACAAAAATTTCCTGGAGTTTCCGTTCAAAATATTAAAGATTGGAACGGTATTAGTGGTAACAAATTAAAACCAGGAATGAAACTTAAAATATCTAAGGGTTAG
- a CDS encoding DNA polymerase III subunit — protein MLFEDVLGQDHIKNHLTQSVDNGRIPHAQLFVGNEGSGTLPMAIAYARYILCSNTGGENTTGNEACNLKFKNISHPDLHFAFPVTTSDKAKSHPVSSNYLEEWRQLLKEQPYGNLFDWYKLLGVDNKQGQIGVDEAHDIVKSLTLKSYEGGYKVMLIWMAEKMNIACANKLLKLIEEPPNKTVFILIAEDEEQIINTIRSRCQILHFPPLAEDVIKDALVKSYSLDIAVATKIAHQSNGNYNKACDLVYQDSEDLQFEEWFVFWIRSAFKAKGNKTAIHDLISWSEDIAKTGRETQKQFLHFCLDFFRQALLLNYNATDLVYLEPKTPKFKLENFAPFIHGNNILEISDELQDAIYHIERNGNSKIILTDLSIKLTRLLHKKP, from the coding sequence ATGCTTTTCGAAGATGTTTTAGGTCAGGATCATATTAAAAATCATTTAACACAAAGTGTTGATAATGGTAGAATTCCGCATGCACAACTATTTGTTGGTAACGAGGGTTCTGGTACGTTACCTATGGCTATAGCATACGCTCGATACATCTTATGCTCGAATACCGGCGGAGAAAATACAACCGGAAATGAAGCTTGTAACTTAAAGTTTAAAAATATATCGCATCCCGATTTGCATTTTGCTTTTCCGGTAACTACTAGCGATAAGGCAAAAAGCCATCCGGTTTCTAGTAATTATCTTGAAGAGTGGCGTCAATTATTAAAAGAACAGCCCTACGGAAATCTTTTTGACTGGTACAAATTACTTGGTGTTGATAATAAGCAAGGGCAAATAGGTGTTGATGAAGCACACGACATTGTAAAATCCCTAACTTTAAAATCTTACGAAGGAGGCTATAAGGTGATGCTTATATGGATGGCAGAAAAGATGAATATTGCCTGTGCAAATAAGCTTTTAAAACTTATAGAAGAACCTCCAAATAAAACTGTTTTTATTCTTATTGCTGAAGATGAAGAACAAATAATTAATACTATTAGATCGCGTTGCCAGATATTGCATTTTCCGCCTTTGGCAGAAGATGTTATAAAGGATGCCTTAGTTAAAAGCTATAGTCTGGATATTGCTGTTGCCACTAAAATTGCACATCAATCTAACGGAAATTATAATAAGGCTTGCGATTTAGTTTATCAGGATTCTGAAGATCTACAATTTGAAGAATGGTTTGTTTTCTGGATTCGAAGTGCTTTTAAAGCCAAGGGCAATAAAACAGCTATACACGATCTTATTTCCTGGAGCGAAGATATAGCCAAAACCGGGCGGGAAACACAAAAGCAATTTTTACATTTTTGTTTAGATTTTTTTAGGCAGGCATTGTTATTAAACTATAACGCCACAGATTTAGTTTATTTAGAGCCTAAAACACCAAAATTTAAGTTGGAAAACTTTGCGCCTTTTATACATGGCAACAATATTTTAGAAATTAGCGACGAACTTCAAGATGCTATTTATCATATTGAACGTAATGGGAATTCTAAAATTATTTTAACCGATTTATCGATCAAACTTACGAGATTACTCCACAAGAAGCCCTAG
- a CDS encoding GH3 auxin-responsive promoter family protein: protein MISLKSALAKPFAKRIYKSIQKWANKPVETQEKVFQNLISKAAGTEFGKDHDFTNIKSHKDFIERVPIRDYEALRPYVEKVVAGEENILWKGKPIYFAKTSGTTSGSKYIPITKESMPTHVEAARNAILMYIHETGNSKFVDGKMIFLQGSPILNEQNGIQLGRLSGIVAHYVPKYLQKNRLPSWETNCIEDWETKVDAIVEETLPENMTIISGIPSWVQMYFEKLQQRTGKKVGEIFKNFNLFIFGGVNYEPYRAKFENLIGRPVDSIELYPASEGFFAFQDKQKEKGMLLQLKSGIFYEFVKADEFFEDNPKRITIKDVEIGINYVIIISTNAGLWAYNIGDTVQFTSTKPYRVIVSGRIKHFISAFGEHVIGKEVEQAMQEALLNSNTSVSEFTVAPQINPEEGLPYHEWLVEFENEPEDILDLAKKIDESLQKQNSYYFDLIEGKVLRSLKITKVKKGGFQDYMKSIGKLGGQNKLPRLSNDREIVDKILYKD from the coding sequence ATGATATCATTAAAATCAGCTCTCGCAAAACCATTTGCAAAGCGTATTTATAAAAGCATTCAAAAATGGGCTAATAAGCCTGTTGAAACTCAGGAAAAAGTGTTTCAAAATTTAATCTCTAAAGCCGCTGGTACCGAGTTTGGAAAAGATCATGATTTTACAAATATAAAATCGCATAAAGACTTTATAGAAAGAGTTCCGATTAGAGATTATGAAGCACTTAGGCCATACGTAGAGAAAGTAGTAGCAGGAGAAGAAAATATTCTTTGGAAAGGAAAACCTATTTATTTTGCTAAAACATCGGGAACCACTTCGGGGTCAAAATACATTCCTATTACAAAAGAGAGTATGCCTACTCACGTTGAGGCTGCTCGAAATGCTATTTTAATGTATATTCATGAAACGGGGAATAGCAAGTTTGTTGATGGAAAAATGATTTTTCTACAAGGAAGTCCAATTCTAAACGAACAAAATGGGATTCAGTTAGGCCGACTTTCTGGCATTGTGGCACATTATGTTCCCAAATACCTTCAAAAAAACAGATTGCCTTCTTGGGAGACAAATTGTATTGAAGATTGGGAAACAAAAGTAGATGCTATTGTTGAAGAAACATTGCCTGAAAACATGACTATTATTTCTGGAATTCCTTCATGGGTACAGATGTATTTTGAAAAGCTACAGCAAAGAACAGGCAAAAAAGTTGGTGAGATTTTCAAAAATTTCAATTTATTCATCTTTGGAGGTGTTAATTATGAGCCTTACAGAGCAAAATTTGAAAACCTGATTGGAAGACCTGTAGACAGTATTGAATTGTACCCTGCAAGTGAAGGCTTTTTTGCATTTCAGGATAAACAAAAAGAGAAGGGGATGTTACTTCAGTTAAAATCTGGAATCTTTTATGAATTTGTAAAGGCAGACGAATTCTTTGAAGACAATCCTAAAAGAATCACTATAAAAGATGTTGAAATTGGTATAAATTATGTGATTATTATTTCTACCAATGCAGGGCTTTGGGCTTATAATATTGGCGATACTGTTCAGTTTACATCAACCAAGCCCTATAGAGTTATTGTTTCCGGACGTATAAAACATTTTATTTCGGCTTTTGGCGAACATGTTATAGGTAAAGAGGTAGAACAAGCGATGCAAGAAGCCCTTTTAAATTCAAATACCAGTGTATCTGAGTTTACAGTAGCACCTCAGATAAACCCAGAAGAAGGTTTACCATACCACGAATGGCTTGTAGAGTTTGAAAACGAACCTGAGGATATTTTAGATTTGGCTAAAAAAATTGATGAATCACTTCAAAAGCAAAACTCCTATTATTTTGATTTAATAGAGGGCAAAGTATTAAGGTCACTTAAAATAACTAAAGTTAAAAAAGGAGGGTTTCAAGATTATATGAAGTCTATTGGGAAACTGGGTGGACAAAATAAATTACCAAGGTTATCGAACGATAGGGAAATAGTTGATAAAATCCTTTATAAAGATTAA
- a CDS encoding DUF2652 domain-containing protein, producing MTQNAILFIPDISGFTEFVHHTDISHSRHIVSELLELLIDTNTMGLELAEIEGDALFMYKVDNKVDVSTLEKQIEAMYLAFHTHLKQYEYQRICHCGACSSAYNLKIKFVVHYGEIEFIKVKDSKKPYGSTVIQVHRLLKNDVPIDEYAIFTEHVQPLNGENKLIAEYDFGNIAYTYNPLSHIKEKLPEVEPIPKDVPKHKLFDQTELVKIPALELYEVISNFDYRLLWTKGIDKLEYDKNKVNRVGQKHKCLVNKNEEVEQTTVTKTVNTNQLVYGESTTKVPFTKRMNNYFVLEEMENGYTKLRIEVFADFKPLGIVMKPLMKKNIKKIISENINELILLINSGFSTKK from the coding sequence ATGACTCAAAACGCTATTCTTTTTATTCCAGATATTTCAGGCTTTACAGAGTTTGTGCATCACACAGATATAAGCCATAGCAGACACATCGTTTCGGAGTTACTGGAGTTGTTAATCGATACGAATACAATGGGTCTGGAATTAGCAGAGATTGAAGGAGATGCTCTTTTTATGTATAAGGTCGATAATAAGGTTGATGTTTCAACTCTCGAAAAGCAGATTGAAGCGATGTATTTAGCGTTTCATACACATCTTAAACAATATGAATACCAACGTATTTGTCATTGTGGCGCTTGTTCTTCTGCGTATAATTTAAAAATTAAGTTTGTTGTACATTATGGAGAAATTGAATTTATAAAAGTTAAAGATTCAAAGAAACCCTATGGAAGTACTGTAATACAAGTCCATCGCTTGCTCAAAAATGATGTACCTATAGATGAGTATGCCATTTTTACGGAACATGTTCAACCTTTAAATGGGGAAAATAAGTTAATTGCAGAATACGATTTTGGCAATATTGCTTATACGTATAACCCGTTATCGCATATAAAAGAGAAGCTTCCGGAAGTAGAACCAATTCCGAAAGATGTTCCTAAACATAAATTATTTGACCAAACCGAATTAGTAAAGATTCCTGCATTAGAGCTTTATGAAGTGATAAGTAATTTTGATTATAGGTTACTCTGGACAAAAGGAATCGATAAATTAGAATACGACAAAAATAAAGTTAACCGTGTAGGACAAAAACATAAGTGTTTAGTAAATAAAAATGAGGAAGTAGAACAAACCACAGTTACAAAAACCGTAAACACAAACCAATTGGTTTATGGGGAATCTACAACCAAAGTACCATTTACAAAACGCATGAATAATTATTTCGTTCTTGAAGAAATGGAAAATGGATATACAAAGTTACGTATTGAAGTTTTTGCAGATTTTAAACCTTTAGGGATAGTTATGAAACCTTTGATGAAAAAGAACATAAAAAAGATTATTTCAGAAAATATAAACGAGCTTATTCTTCTAATTAACTCAGGTTTTTCTACAAAAAAGTGA
- a CDS encoding DUF4837 family protein, whose amino-acid sequence MRHILFLVSILFVISCGDKKPSEGKFLLDSSGNINNVSVVVDNQLWKGSVGEAMRKVLAKPIYGLPQDEPTFTISQIPPPVFSGFVTKNRTILKVEPNKEAGIKILEDVYAKPQKVIVVSGKTKQDIIDLITENEAKIIETFRNTEIAERQRQMAKSPHKFKSIQEKLGLSIKFQSIYRIAKETDNFFWIRKDITTGTTNLIIYELPYNAIKRNDSVVNQIIRIRDSIGKVHIEGPVEGSYLVTENAYTPFHGETILNNKPTLETKGIWDIKNAFMGGPFINYAIEDKTNNRWVVIEGFAFAPSVEKRNYMLELEAIIKSVKID is encoded by the coding sequence ATGAGACATATTCTTTTTTTAGTATCCATATTATTTGTTATTTCTTGTGGAGATAAAAAACCTTCAGAAGGGAAATTTCTTTTAGATTCTTCTGGAAACATAAACAACGTTTCTGTTGTTGTTGATAATCAATTGTGGAAGGGAAGCGTTGGAGAAGCCATGAGAAAGGTGCTTGCCAAGCCAATTTATGGGTTGCCGCAAGATGAACCTACATTTACAATTAGTCAAATACCACCACCTGTTTTTTCTGGTTTTGTAACAAAAAATAGAACAATTTTAAAGGTTGAACCTAATAAAGAAGCAGGCATTAAGATTTTAGAAGATGTTTATGCCAAGCCTCAGAAAGTTATAGTCGTTTCGGGTAAAACAAAACAAGATATTATAGATTTAATTACCGAAAACGAAGCAAAAATAATTGAAACCTTTAGGAATACAGAGATTGCCGAAAGACAACGTCAAATGGCAAAGTCGCCTCATAAATTTAAATCTATTCAAGAAAAACTAGGTTTGAGTATTAAGTTTCAGTCGATATACAGAATTGCAAAGGAAACAGACAATTTTTTTTGGATTCGTAAAGACATTACAACAGGAACAACCAATTTAATAATTTATGAACTGCCTTATAATGCTATTAAAAGAAATGATAGTGTTGTAAATCAAATAATAAGAATTAGAGATTCTATTGGAAAAGTTCATATTGAAGGCCCTGTAGAAGGTTCCTATTTGGTTACCGAAAATGCCTACACCCCTTTTCATGGAGAAACAATTTTAAATAACAAACCAACTTTAGAAACTAAAGGTATTTGGGATATAAAAAATGCGTTTATGGGAGGTCCATTTATTAATTATGCTATTGAAGATAAAACAAATAACAGATGGGTGGTTATAGAAGGTTTTGCTTTTGCGCCATCGGTAGAGAAACGTAATTACATGTTGGAGCTAGAAGCTATTATTAAATCTGTTAAAATTGATTAA
- a CDS encoding M23 family metallopeptidase, whose amino-acid sequence MEENKKPKKIKRKLLDKYRLVILNENTFEERLSFKLTRLNVFVLGSLIAALLIAFTYILIAFTPLREYIPGYSSTALKKQATELNYKTDSLQRVIAMNELYYSSIKKVLKGDVSASSFNKDSIIEAVRTEASEVDLAPIVEDSILREKVDKEDKYNLFESATSSTNFVLFPPVNGTISEPYNLKEKHYAVDIVVAKDTPIKATADGIVIFAEWTVSTGYVIIIEHSYGLISVYKHNAALTKRQGDLVKAGEVIATAGNTGELSTGPHLHFELWNDGYPINPTNFIDFK is encoded by the coding sequence ATGGAAGAAAATAAGAAACCTAAAAAAATAAAGCGGAAATTACTAGATAAGTACCGATTAGTAATACTTAATGAAAACACCTTCGAAGAGCGATTGTCGTTTAAATTAACACGATTAAATGTTTTTGTTTTAGGCTCTTTGATTGCTGCTTTATTGATAGCCTTTACATACATATTAATAGCCTTTACGCCATTAAGGGAATACATTCCGGGGTATTCATCAACTGCATTAAAAAAACAAGCTACAGAATTAAATTACAAAACAGATTCCTTGCAACGTGTTATAGCAATGAATGAATTGTATTATTCTTCAATAAAGAAAGTTTTAAAAGGAGATGTAAGCGCTAGTAGTTTTAACAAAGATTCTATAATAGAAGCCGTTAGAACTGAAGCTAGTGAAGTTGATTTGGCACCTATAGTAGAAGATTCCATTTTAAGAGAAAAAGTAGATAAAGAAGACAAATATAATTTGTTCGAATCTGCAACTTCTTCGACTAATTTTGTGTTATTCCCGCCAGTTAATGGAACCATAAGTGAACCATACAATTTAAAAGAAAAACATTATGCCGTAGATATAGTAGTAGCTAAAGATACTCCAATAAAGGCAACTGCAGATGGTATAGTAATTTTTGCAGAATGGACAGTTAGCACGGGGTATGTTATCATTATAGAACATAGCTATGGGTTAATCTCTGTTTATAAACACAATGCTGCATTAACAAAAAGACAGGGTGATTTGGTTAAAGCAGGTGAGGTTATTGCTACTGCGGGAAATACAGGAGAGTTATCTACGGGACCTCATTTACATTTTGAGCTATGGAATGATGGTTATCCAATTAATCCAACAAACTTTATAGATTTTAAATAA
- a CDS encoding phosphoglycerate kinase — MKTLNDFNFENKKALIRVDFNVPLNENFEVTDATRIVSAKPTIVKILEDGGSCILMSHLGRPKGFQDEFSLGHIVEKVEDVLGVEVKFVKDCVGPEVEAAAASLEPGQILLLENLRYYKEETAGDKGFAEKLSKLGDIYVNDAFGTAHRAHASTTIVAEFFPENKCFGSLLAKEIESIEKVMTSGDKPVLAILGGAKVSSKITIIENILDKVDHLIIGGGMSFTFVKALGGKIGNSICEDDKMPLALDILKQAEEKNVKVHIPVDVIAADDFSNDANTQTLDINEIPEGWEGVDAGPKSRTQFHEVVMQSKTILWNGPLGVFEMENFAGGTIELGNSIAEATKNGTFSLVGGGDSVAAVKQFGFEDKVSYVSTGGGAMLESLEGKTLPGIAAILE, encoded by the coding sequence ATGAAGACGCTTAACGATTTTAATTTTGAAAATAAAAAAGCATTAATTCGCGTAGATTTTAATGTGCCTTTAAATGAAAATTTTGAAGTGACAGATGCTACAAGAATTGTATCTGCGAAACCAACTATAGTTAAAATTTTAGAAGATGGGGGAAGCTGCATTCTAATGTCGCATTTAGGACGACCTAAAGGTTTTCAAGATGAGTTTTCTTTAGGACATATTGTAGAAAAAGTTGAGGACGTTTTAGGTGTTGAGGTAAAATTTGTTAAAGATTGTGTAGGTCCAGAAGTTGAAGCTGCGGCAGCAAGCTTAGAGCCAGGACAGATTTTGTTATTAGAGAACTTACGTTATTATAAAGAAGAAACAGCTGGAGATAAAGGTTTTGCTGAAAAACTATCTAAATTAGGAGATATTTATGTAAACGATGCTTTTGGTACAGCACATAGAGCACATGCTTCTACAACCATAGTTGCAGAATTCTTCCCAGAAAACAAATGTTTTGGAAGCTTATTAGCTAAAGAAATAGAGAGTATTGAAAAAGTGATGACATCTGGAGACAAACCAGTTTTGGCCATACTTGGAGGTGCTAAAGTATCATCTAAAATTACAATTATAGAAAACATCTTAGACAAAGTAGATCACCTAATCATTGGTGGAGGTATGTCGTTTACTTTTGTTAAAGCTTTAGGCGGAAAGATCGGTAATTCTATTTGCGAAGATGATAAGATGCCATTAGCTTTAGATATCTTAAAGCAAGCAGAAGAAAAAAATGTAAAAGTACATATTCCTGTAGACGTAATTGCTGCAGACGATTTTAGTAATGACGCCAATACTCAAACTTTAGATATAAACGAAATTCCTGAAGGTTGGGAAGGTGTAGATGCAGGACCAAAATCGAGAACACAATTTCATGAGGTTGTGATGCAGTCCAAAACAATACTTTGGAATGGTCCGCTAGGCGTTTTCGAAATGGAAAATTTTGCTGGAGGTACTATAGAATTAGGAAACTCTATTGCAGAAGCTACTAAAAATGGAACATTTTCATTAGTTGGAGGTGGAGATTCTGTAGCAGCAGTAAAACAATTCGGATTCGAAGATAAAGTAAGTTATGTAAGTACAGGTGGTGGAGCTATGCTTGAAAGCTTAGAAGGTAAAACGTTACCTGGAATAGCTGCCATCTTAGAATAA